The DNA window TTACCTTAAATGCAATCCCGATATAATCCATAACAGGGAGTATACAAAGCTTCGTTTTTTTTTGAAAGCCCGGCCCGGAACCGGCATTTCCGGCCCCTATACGAAAAGGCTGTTTTTCGGTACATTACGGATAATGAAAAAGATAGCCCTGACTGGGATTAAGCCTACAGGAATATTACACATAGGGAACTATTTCGGCGCCATCAAGCCGGCGCTGGAATTGGCCGGGGACTACGACGCCCGGTATTTTATCGCCGATTACCACGCCTTAAATACCGTAAAGAACCCGGCGGAATTATCCGCCCTTATCCGGCAGGTCGCCGCGGGGTGGCTTGCAGCCGGGCTGGACCCGGAAAAGGTTATCTTTTACCGCCAAAGTTCCGTCCCCGAAACCTTCGAGCTCACCACCACGCTCATGGCCTTTACCAGCAAGGGTCTTATGAACCGAGCCCACGCTTACAAAGCTGCGGTCCAGGACAATACCGAAAAAAACGACGACCCCGATGCGGGGATCAACATGGGACTCTTTACCTACCCGGTGCTCATGGCGGCGGATATCATCCTCTTTGATTCCGATGTGGTCCCCGTGGGGAAAGACCAGGTTCAGCATGTAGAAATGGCCCAGGATATCGCCCAGGCGATAAACTTTAACTATAAGGCCGAGGTTCTCAAGGTACCCCAGGCGGCGGTACAGGAGTCGGTAGCGGTGGTGCCCGGCCTGGACGGCAGGAAGATGAGCAAAAGCTACGGCAATACCATCCCCCTATTCGCCCCGGAAAAGGAGCTCCGCAAACTTATCATGCGGATCGTTACCAATTCCCAGGCGGTGGAGGAACCCAAGGACCCGGAAATCAGCCAGATATACCTATTATACAAGCTCTTCGCCACAGCGGAGGAACAGCAAAGTCTGGCAACCCGTTATAGGGCAGGGGGCATGGGCTGGGGCGAGGCCAAGGAAGAGCTGTTCCGGGTGGTGAACCGGGAACTTACGCCAATCAGGAACCGGTTCAACGAAATTATGGCGGACCCCAAGGGTCTGGACGAAACCCTGGCGCGTGGCGCGGAGAAAGCCCGGGTAATTGCGGCAAAGACCATCGCACGGCTCCGGAAAGCCACCGGTATTGATCTGTAGACCATGTGGAAGAAATATGCCTTCATCCTTGTCCCAGCCGCTGGTACGCTTCTCTGTTCCCTCCTATTTTTTACCTCCCTGGATAACAGGGTCTTCGACCTTTTCCTGGGCACAGTCCCCAGCCTGACCGAGGACGATTCGGTCCTCATAATTACGGTGGATGACAACGCTATCGCCAATGTGGGAATTTTCCCCTGGACCCGGGATATTCTGGCGGACGCCATAGTATTTCTCCGGGAAATGGGGGCCGATACGGTTGTATTCGACTTAAGCTATCCGGACCGGAGCCCCATGCGGATCGATCCGGAGTATGTGCAAAACACCCTGCCGGGTATCCTGGATAATGAATTCCTGGGCATCAACAATTCTGTGGCGCAGGTCCTGGACGCCCTTTCCACAGGAGCGCTGCGGCCATCGGATCTGGGGGAATACAAGGAACAGCTTTTTGAGCATAACCAATTGGTCCGGAATACTATCGGCGAGGCCGTATCCTTCGTAAGCCGGGATGTGGATGAATACTTTGCCCGGAGCCTTGCTTTTTTTGGGAAAGCCTACCTAACCCTAACCATGACCCCCGATTCATCTTCCACCGGGGGTACAGAAAACATGCTCTATCTGAAAGAGCATGTTGCTTTAAAAAACATCAGCGCCGCCGGGGATACCCTGACCCCAAACGAAGCGGGGATACTCCCCCCCATTGCGCCTCTTTTAAACAGCGCAGGGGGCGCAGGTTTTGTAAACGCCCTGCCCGACAAGGACGGTTACCGCCGGCGGATACATTTAGTGCTGAAACATGGGGATGACTATTACGGCCATCTCGCCCTGACCGCCCTTAGGGAAATGATAGGCAGCCCGGAAATCGTAGTTACCAATACTGCGATAACTCTTAAGGGCGCCAATATCCGGGGAACAGTCCGGGATATCAGAATACCCCGATCCAGGGACGGTACGGTGCTGATCAAGTGGCCTAAAAAGCCCTTCGTAGACTACAATATACTGTCTTCCTGGCAACTCATCCGGTATAAACAGCTGGAAGAAGAGTTTGTCCGGAACCTCCGGGTAATGGAATCATCGGGGTTCTTTTACTATTTAGGGGACGTCCCAAACCCTCTGGACGCCTATACCAGAGCCCTGCATATTCGGGAAGAGTCCCCCCTAGAACAGGGCAGATTTGAGGACTACCGGAAAATCCGGCGGGAATACCTTGAAGCCGCGGAAACCTTTCTTGGGGGTCCCGCAGAAACACTAATCCTGGAGGATGTAGCGGGGAACGGAGACCTGGAAAATTTTGTCAGGGCACTCTTTGGCGCAGGCCGGGAACAGTTCGATACCCTCATGGATATACGGAGAACGGTGGGGGAAAAAGTTCAGGGGAGCCTCTCGGTTATCGGGGTTAACGCCACCTCCATGACCGATAACGGGATGATTACCTTTGAGGAACGCTTCCCCAATGTGGGAATCTACGCGGCGGCGGCCAACATGATCCTCGCCGGGGAATTCCTGGACGATATCCCCCGCATTGTATCCCTGCTCATCGCCCTAGCCTTGTCCCTTGGCTTAGGGATACTGATCCACCGGCTTGATGTGGGTAAATCCATCGCGGCGGGTATACTCGCCATGATCCTGAGCGCCACTTTCTTTCTCCTGTTTTTTATTATCACTAAACGCTACTTAGGGGCGGCGGTTCCCTTCATCTCCGTAACCCTTACCTTTCTGAGCCTTCAGGCGATCAATTTCTTCTCCACCACCCGGGAAAAATCCTTCCTCCGCTCCGCCTTTTCCCGGTACCTTGCCCCCCA is part of the Treponema primitia ZAS-1 genome and encodes:
- a CDS encoding tryptophan--tRNA ligase yields the protein MKKIALTGIKPTGILHIGNYFGAIKPALELAGDYDARYFIADYHALNTVKNPAELSALIRQVAAGWLAAGLDPEKVIFYRQSSVPETFELTTTLMAFTSKGLMNRAHAYKAAVQDNTEKNDDPDAGINMGLFTYPVLMAADIILFDSDVVPVGKDQVQHVEMAQDIAQAINFNYKAEVLKVPQAAVQESVAVVPGLDGRKMSKSYGNTIPLFAPEKELRKLIMRIVTNSQAVEEPKDPEISQIYLLYKLFATAEEQQSLATRYRAGGMGWGEAKEELFRVVNRELTPIRNRFNEIMADPKGLDETLARGAEKARVIAAKTIARLRKATGIDL
- a CDS encoding CHASE2 domain-containing protein codes for the protein MWKKYAFILVPAAGTLLCSLLFFTSLDNRVFDLFLGTVPSLTEDDSVLIITVDDNAIANVGIFPWTRDILADAIVFLREMGADTVVFDLSYPDRSPMRIDPEYVQNTLPGILDNEFLGINNSVAQVLDALSTGALRPSDLGEYKEQLFEHNQLVRNTIGEAVSFVSRDVDEYFARSLAFFGKAYLTLTMTPDSSSTGGTENMLYLKEHVALKNISAAGDTLTPNEAGILPPIAPLLNSAGGAGFVNALPDKDGYRRRIHLVLKHGDDYYGHLALTALREMIGSPEIVVTNTAITLKGANIRGTVRDIRIPRSRDGTVLIKWPKKPFVDYNILSSWQLIRYKQLEEEFVRNLRVMESSGFFYYLGDVPNPLDAYTRALHIREESPLEQGRFEDYRKIRREYLEAAETFLGGPAETLILEDVAGNGDLENFVRALFGAGREQFDTLMDIRRTVGEKVQGSLSVIGVNATSMTDNGMITFEERFPNVGIYAAAANMILAGEFLDDIPRIVSLLIALALSLGLGILIHRLDVGKSIAAGILAMILSATFFLLFFIITKRYLGAAVPFISVTLTFLSLQAINFFSTTREKSFLRSAFSRYLAPQVIEEILQDPSKLNLGGEERKMTALFTDIRGFSTISEYLSPADLVSLLNIYLTDMSNIILENRGTVDKYEGDAIIAFFGAPVHMEEHAVLACRTAIQIKKAETRLNQQILDESASPLPPFTRIVLDKTLDSPPLFTRIGINTGDMIVGNMGTPDKMNYTIMGHSVNLASRLEGVNKQFNTGGILISEYTKNEIGDTFVTRRLDRVRVVGINTAIQLYELLEEQNQAPTALQDFVQNWEKALLLYENRQFLEAKKLFKVLTEKRPEDPVAKLYLNWSEQYFNSPPNPDWGVYNLTQK